A region of Methanocorpusculum labreanum Z DNA encodes the following proteins:
- a CDS encoding YczE/YyaS/YitT family protein — protein MKKETATRITVMILGLFIMSLGIACSTKAGLGTTPISCVPYVLSQGFHLSFGTFTFLMNSLFVVFEYFLLKDKFETYQWLQIPLIFVFSVFTDLSMILVNDLIITGYIFQWIFCLMSCVLVAFGISLLLKANLLMMAGDALVRAISEVTKIQFGYVKVGFDSTMVLTAVLVSWVMFADLVGVREGTVAAAILVGLIVKFFVPRLGCLDRIFTRKT, from the coding sequence ATGAAAAAAGAAACAGCCACACGGATAACCGTGATGATCCTCGGCCTTTTTATCATGTCGCTTGGGATTGCGTGTTCCACGAAAGCAGGTCTTGGAACAACACCCATATCTTGCGTGCCCTATGTTCTGAGTCAAGGATTTCACCTTTCATTTGGGACGTTCACCTTTCTCATGAACAGTTTGTTTGTTGTTTTTGAGTATTTCCTGCTGAAAGACAAATTTGAAACATATCAGTGGCTGCAGATCCCTCTCATATTCGTCTTCAGCGTATTCACGGATCTCTCGATGATCCTCGTCAATGATCTCATCATCACCGGCTATATATTTCAGTGGATTTTCTGTCTCATGAGCTGCGTTCTGGTTGCTTTCGGTATTTCCCTTCTGTTGAAAGCAAACCTTCTGATGATGGCAGGAGATGCTCTTGTCAGAGCAATATCCGAGGTCACAAAGATTCAGTTCGGCTATGTCAAAGTAGGATTCGACAGCACAATGGTACTGACTGCCGTTCTTGTCTCATGGGTGATGTTTGCCGATCTGGTCGGGGTGCGGGAAGGAACCGTCGCGGCGGCCATTCTTGTTGGTCTTATTGTCAAGTTCTTTGTTCCAAGACTTGGATGCCTTGACCGGATATTCACGAGAAAAACGTAA
- a CDS encoding ABC transporter substrate-binding protein, which yields MVPIYVYYMDGTDKLVGANSAGITYAKSGVMSTIYPELDSVETGFVQGTVINIEEILRLDPDVVIYTGSRQDEYALLTDANLTAVGFTTSLGATGYNVFTQLDLWLNQLGKIVGDTDKADDLIAYNSEVQKKVAEKINTVTDDEKPRALIIFTYKEGTLQVAGSGHYSEYWLNATGAENVAAELSGLKPVDMEQIIAWDPEIIYFANSQNALPSDLYNNTIPGYDWSQVTAVKNKQVYIFPYATYMSYAPSLEDGLVLQWMAQINHPDLFKDLDMEEETSYFFKEFFNYTATDEDIKGFLNPEYIAVRLH from the coding sequence ATGGTACCCATATACGTTTACTACATGGATGGAACCGACAAACTGGTTGGTGCAAACTCGGCAGGTATTACCTACGCAAAATCAGGAGTTATGTCAACAATTTATCCGGAACTTGACTCTGTTGAAACCGGATTTGTTCAGGGAACTGTTATCAACATCGAAGAAATTCTCCGGCTTGATCCCGATGTAGTAATCTACACCGGATCACGTCAGGATGAATATGCCCTTCTCACAGATGCGAATCTTACTGCGGTCGGATTCACCACCTCACTTGGCGCCACTGGTTACAACGTATTTACCCAACTCGATCTCTGGCTCAATCAATTAGGTAAAATCGTTGGAGATACTGACAAAGCCGATGATCTTATTGCTTATAACAGTGAAGTCCAGAAAAAAGTCGCTGAAAAAATCAACACAGTAACCGATGACGAAAAGCCGCGGGCATTAATTATCTTTACCTACAAAGAGGGAACGTTACAGGTGGCAGGAAGCGGACACTATTCTGAATACTGGTTGAATGCAACCGGAGCAGAAAACGTTGCTGCCGAACTTTCCGGACTCAAACCAGTTGACATGGAACAAATCATTGCATGGGACCCTGAAATTATCTACTTTGCCAACTCCCAGAATGCTCTGCCGTCCGACCTCTACAACAATACCATCCCGGGTTACGACTGGAGTCAGGTAACTGCAGTGAAAAACAAACAGGTATACATCTTCCCCTATGCAACCTACATGTCCTATGCACCATCTCTCGAAGATGGACTTGTCCTTCAGTGGATGGCACAGATCAACCATCCTGACCTGTTCAAAGATCTTGACATGGAAGAAGAAACCTCATACTTCTTCAAAGAATTTTTCAATTATACTGCAACAGATGAAGACATCAAAGGATTCCTGAATCCCGAATACATTGCAGTAAGACTCCACTAA
- a CDS encoding nitrogenase component 1, which translates to MNKLCFCSTTYGGYGIVRVGSLIPESYLLFVCPPSCGRHTSINAIQQKYKNRISYLFFDEHELALGMVEDELCNAIDELLPQIQRPKVFLVYICCVLYLAGFDEQSTIDELKKRNPDIVFQICLMNPVSADTKRPPGLTMQERMYALLDFSSSQLNTLNFIGNNVPINSNSEIYEVLNKCGVTETLHVSDQPSFEEFKRMGRSKWNLVVRPEAILAAKSLSSRMDFRFVPVSYDIIQIREQYEEIFSMLSARCYLEAYEKRVQEAINKAKDAVGKKPIAVGASAVCRPFSLARSLINYGFVVTDIFGKDVVPFEREAYEWIRTNAPKIVIHDTKDPAMINNIGKCGIAEIAVGYDAGYFSGAESVVDLLGDEGMFGYYGIELLMNLLIESVSHPKDLRKMIEAYGLVA; encoded by the coding sequence ATGAATAAACTCTGTTTCTGCTCAACAACCTATGGAGGGTATGGGATCGTAAGGGTCGGTTCGTTAATTCCGGAAAGTTATCTATTGTTTGTCTGCCCGCCCTCATGCGGGCGGCACACATCCATCAATGCAATTCAGCAGAAGTATAAAAACAGGATCAGTTATCTTTTCTTTGATGAGCATGAACTTGCTCTTGGCATGGTCGAAGATGAGCTCTGTAATGCTATCGATGAACTCCTGCCTCAGATACAACGCCCGAAAGTATTTTTGGTATATATCTGCTGTGTTCTTTATTTAGCAGGATTTGATGAACAAAGCACAATTGATGAACTTAAAAAGCGAAATCCCGACATTGTATTTCAAATTTGTCTGATGAATCCGGTGTCTGCAGATACGAAACGGCCCCCTGGACTGACTATGCAGGAGAGAATGTATGCATTACTGGATTTCTCTTCATCACAACTGAACACGCTCAATTTTATTGGGAATAATGTGCCGATCAATTCCAACAGCGAAATTTATGAGGTACTGAACAAATGTGGGGTTACAGAGACATTGCATGTATCTGATCAACCCTCATTTGAAGAGTTTAAACGAATGGGGCGATCAAAATGGAATCTGGTGGTTCGTCCCGAAGCAATTCTTGCAGCGAAAAGTCTAAGTTCCCGAATGGATTTTCGCTTTGTTCCGGTCTCTTATGATATTATTCAGATTAGAGAACAGTATGAAGAGATATTTTCGATGCTTTCTGCACGATGCTATCTCGAAGCATATGAAAAGCGTGTGCAGGAAGCTATCAATAAAGCAAAAGATGCAGTGGGAAAAAAGCCGATCGCCGTCGGAGCATCTGCGGTATGCAGACCATTTAGTCTTGCCCGGTCATTGATAAATTACGGCTTTGTTGTTACTGACATTTTCGGAAAAGACGTTGTGCCCTTTGAACGCGAAGCATATGAGTGGATACGAACGAATGCTCCAAAAATTGTTATCCACGATACGAAAGATCCTGCAATGATAAATAACATTGGAAAATGCGGCATTGCAGAAATTGCTGTAGGATATGATGCAGGATATTTCTCTGGTGCTGAAAGTGTGGTAGATCTGCTTGGTGATGAAGGGATGTTTGGCTACTATGGGATAGAACTATTGATGAATCTTTTAATTGAGAGTGTATCTCATCCAAAGGATCTGCGCAAAATGATCGAAGCATATGGACTGGTGGCATAA
- a CDS encoding FecCD family ABC transporter permease yields the protein MKTVSKKSFFIFLFFLPIAVACLALCIGRYWINPIDVYGAFLAFFGYPVETTIQSVVINLRLPRILLALFVGAGLAVAGAAFQSTFSNPLASPDIIGVSSGAAFGAALGLLLFENMFIVQILAIIFGLAAIGITFTLSKAAKTDSILMIVLAGIIVSGFFTAMISLVKYTADPLLKLPEITFWLMGSLAGANYEKILIAAPLLLLGIIIIWIMKWRLNILALSEEEIQSCGINPKRTRWTIIIAATLIVAATVSLCGQIGWVGLVIPHVARMLVGSDNRYVIPASISIGACYLLIIDTLCRTLSPSEIPLSIMTALIGAPLFAYLFLKKARSWL from the coding sequence ATGAAAACAGTCTCAAAAAAATCATTTTTTATTTTTCTATTTTTTCTTCCGATAGCAGTCGCTTGTCTTGCTCTCTGCATTGGAAGATACTGGATCAACCCCATTGATGTCTATGGAGCATTTTTGGCATTTTTTGGATATCCCGTTGAAACGACCATCCAGTCAGTTGTTATCAACCTTCGGCTTCCGCGAATCCTTCTCGCTCTCTTTGTAGGAGCAGGACTTGCCGTTGCCGGAGCAGCGTTTCAGTCAACATTTTCAAACCCATTGGCCTCACCGGACATCATCGGTGTTTCGTCGGGAGCTGCCTTTGGCGCAGCACTTGGTCTTTTGCTCTTTGAAAATATGTTCATCGTTCAGATTCTTGCAATCATTTTTGGTCTTGCGGCGATTGGAATTACCTTTACGTTAAGTAAAGCGGCTAAAACTGATTCGATCCTCATGATAGTGCTTGCCGGAATCATTGTCTCCGGATTTTTTACAGCGATGATTTCATTGGTAAAATATACCGCCGACCCTCTGCTGAAACTTCCTGAAATTACTTTTTGGCTCATGGGCAGTTTGGCAGGGGCGAATTATGAAAAAATTCTGATTGCAGCACCGCTGTTACTCCTTGGTATCATCATTATCTGGATAATGAAATGGCGTTTAAACATCCTTGCGTTAAGTGAGGAGGAAATCCAATCATGTGGAATCAATCCAAAACGTACCCGGTGGACAATTATCATAGCTGCAACATTGATTGTCGCAGCGACAGTATCACTTTGCGGACAAATTGGGTGGGTTGGATTAGTAATACCTCATGTTGCCCGAATGCTGGTTGGGTCAGATAATCGTTATGTTATTCCAGCAAGCATCAGCATTGGAGCCTGCTATCTTCTGATAATCGATACACTCTGCAGAACACTATCGCCCTCGGAAATCCCGTTATCTATTATGACGGCGTTGATTGGAGCTCCATTATTTGCATATCTCTTTCTTAAAAAAGCGAGGTCATGGCTATGA
- a CDS encoding flavodoxin family protein: MKIIGLCGSAAPKSSTKKLIEAALEAAMEKGAAVEYVNIAKLNIKGCLGCNECKKDQTKFCCLKDDMSDLYAKLNEADVILLGSPIYFGDITGQSKCFVDRMYGFLGPAGSKLKKGKKAAALITQGFADETHYPIAAEHLTKAFVSCGADILKPEFFGGLHNADEVTEAQLARARAFGEKLAE; this comes from the coding sequence ATGAAAATCATCGGGTTATGCGGGTCTGCTGCTCCAAAGAGCAGTACGAAAAAACTGATCGAAGCAGCTCTCGAAGCTGCGATGGAAAAAGGAGCTGCAGTTGAGTATGTCAACATTGCAAAGCTGAACATCAAAGGATGTCTGGGTTGTAATGAATGCAAAAAAGACCAGACCAAGTTCTGCTGCTTAAAGGACGACATGTCTGACCTTTACGCCAAACTCAACGAGGCGGATGTGATCCTGCTTGGATCCCCGATTTATTTCGGAGATATAACCGGACAAAGCAAATGCTTTGTTGACCGGATGTATGGATTCCTCGGTCCCGCCGGTTCCAAACTTAAGAAAGGAAAGAAGGCTGCTGCACTTATTACGCAGGGTTTTGCCGACGAAACGCATTATCCGATTGCAGCCGAACATCTGACCAAAGCGTTTGTCAGCTGCGGTGCAGATATCCTGAAACCGGAATTTTTCGGCGGGCTCCACAACGCAGACGAGGTCACGGAAGCACAATTGGCACGGGCACGAGCGTTTGGTGAAAAACTCGCTGAATAA
- a CDS encoding glycerophosphodiester phosphodiesterase family protein — translation MIIVYVLIILIAAASLYLFLLYPGKTRKERMLVFTQYFIAHRGLFDNTTAAPENSLPAFQKAVDAGYGIELDVQLTKDNEVIVLHDDNLRRSSKVDTQISDCTYERLQEYRLFHSDEKIPKLSDVLSLVNGTVPLVIELKNASASEYAGLCERTAACLDTYNGVFGIESFNPMIVRWFWINRPEYLRGFLSTDYRKELASLACGEPPKLTFLEKFVLTNCLMNFFIRPDFIAYNIRYKDQPSYRICTKLFGIVKVGWTIRSKKELDTAVSSFDVIIFDSFLP, via the coding sequence ATGATCATTGTATATGTCCTCATAATCCTTATCGCAGCCGCCAGTCTGTATCTTTTTTTACTTTACCCCGGGAAAACCAGAAAGGAACGAATGCTGGTCTTTACACAATACTTCATTGCACACAGGGGATTATTCGATAATACGACCGCGGCTCCGGAAAACTCGCTTCCTGCATTTCAAAAAGCGGTCGATGCCGGCTACGGGATCGAACTGGATGTGCAGCTGACAAAAGACAATGAGGTGATCGTTCTTCATGATGATAATCTGCGCCGTTCATCGAAAGTCGACACGCAGATTTCTGATTGTACATACGAGAGGCTTCAGGAATACCGGTTATTTCACTCGGACGAAAAAATACCCAAATTATCCGACGTCTTATCTCTGGTAAACGGAACAGTTCCTCTTGTCATCGAGTTGAAAAACGCCTCTGCCTCCGAGTATGCGGGACTGTGCGAAAGAACTGCGGCGTGCCTTGACACATATAACGGGGTATTTGGTATCGAATCGTTCAATCCCATGATCGTTCGGTGGTTCTGGATCAATCGGCCTGAGTACCTGCGTGGCTTTTTAAGCACGGATTATCGAAAGGAACTGGCATCACTTGCATGCGGAGAACCGCCGAAACTGACATTCCTCGAGAAATTCGTTCTGACGAATTGTCTGATGAATTTTTTTATCAGACCGGATTTTATTGCCTACAATATTCGATACAAGGATCAACCGTCCTATAGGATATGCACAAAATTATTCGGCATTGTCAAAGTCGGTTGGACGATCCGCAGTAAAAAAGAATTGGATACGGCAGTGTCATCTTTCGATGTGATTATTTTCGACTCGTTTCTGCCTTAA
- a CDS encoding amino acid permease, translated as MATKPSVSYKLSLTAFILITFAAIMSMRTFPSQSVVGWQSIFFCLLAFIVYLIPASLVSAELATGWPQEGGVYVWVKEAFGEKWGFTAIWLQWFQMTIGFISVLTFIAATFSYIINPELANNKLYLFIFIVVIWWGLTFLNLRGLKAYTRISSISVVLGTFIPAAILLIGGAWYIFSGNPVQLTLQPTVTDLIPNFSSLSNLVMLVTFVFLFIGIEMTASHAQDISNVKKNYPLGIFVVGLVITAISIVGAMIVALLVPADNINLLAGIMQTFEVIFAGPFSWVVLIIALLIAIGAIGQVSTWILGPVRGLFATAKEGTLPPVLQKTNKNDIPVNMLILQGILITFWGAVYALAPGGVNSSFWMLFALTTTVYIVMYFLMYAAAIRLRYTRPDVPRAFKIPGGKAGMWLVGGFGFVMMAILFVVAMLPPTQISEGAGFVAFMIIGTVVVAAIPLIIYAFKKPEWKVNQPETKE; from the coding sequence ATGGCAACAAAACCTTCGGTAAGCTATAAGTTATCATTAACTGCGTTTATCCTGATTACGTTCGCAGCCATTATGAGCATGCGTACCTTCCCATCGCAAAGTGTGGTGGGCTGGCAGTCAATCTTTTTCTGCCTCCTTGCTTTTATCGTATACCTGATTCCTGCATCCCTAGTTTCTGCTGAACTAGCTACCGGATGGCCGCAGGAAGGTGGTGTCTATGTGTGGGTAAAAGAGGCATTTGGAGAAAAATGGGGTTTTACCGCCATTTGGCTGCAGTGGTTCCAGATGACGATCGGATTTATCAGTGTCCTGACCTTCATCGCGGCAACATTCTCTTACATCATTAACCCGGAGCTTGCAAACAACAAGTTATATCTGTTCATTTTCATTGTTGTTATCTGGTGGGGCCTGACGTTCCTGAACCTCAGGGGTCTCAAAGCTTATACCAGAATCAGTTCGATCTCCGTTGTCCTGGGAACATTCATTCCGGCGGCAATCCTTCTCATCGGCGGAGCATGGTACATCTTTTCCGGAAACCCCGTCCAGTTAACCCTCCAGCCGACGGTAACGGATCTCATACCTAACTTTTCATCGCTTTCCAATCTGGTGATGCTGGTAACCTTCGTTTTCCTGTTCATAGGTATAGAGATGACCGCAAGTCATGCACAGGATATCAGCAATGTCAAGAAAAATTATCCTCTCGGCATATTTGTCGTCGGCTTAGTCATCACAGCAATAAGCATTGTCGGGGCCATGATCGTTGCCTTACTCGTACCGGCAGACAACATCAACCTTCTTGCAGGCATTATGCAGACCTTTGAAGTTATTTTTGCGGGTCCGTTCTCATGGGTGGTACTGATCATCGCTCTGCTCATTGCGATTGGCGCGATCGGTCAGGTGTCTACCTGGATCTTAGGGCCGGTCAGAGGTCTTTTTGCGACAGCAAAAGAAGGAACTCTGCCTCCCGTTCTTCAGAAGACGAACAAAAACGACATCCCGGTAAACATGCTTATCCTTCAGGGAATTCTCATCACGTTCTGGGGCGCCGTTTACGCTCTTGCTCCCGGGGGAGTTAACAGTTCGTTCTGGATGCTCTTTGCTCTGACGACCACCGTATACATCGTCATGTATTTCCTGATGTATGCTGCTGCAATCAGACTCAGATACACGCGTCCGGACGTTCCAAGGGCGTTTAAGATCCCTGGCGGAAAGGCCGGCATGTGGCTAGTTGGAGGATTTGGATTTGTGATGATGGCAATCCTTTTCGTCGTCGCGATGCTGCCGCCAACCCAGATCTCGGAAGGAGCCGGTTTTGTGGCATTCATGATTATTGGAACGGTTGTCGTCGCAGCCATACCTTTAATCATTTATGCATTCAAAAAGCCTGAATGGAAAGTAAATCAGCCGGAGACCAAAGAGTAA
- a CDS encoding DUF169 domain-containing protein, whose amino-acid sequence MESTTTDELGGAFRPIVFLRTDTYPSNAISPKEGARRGCVMGFISHVIRDRKTAVFTKETCLCAGAAAGLCFGNSYAASPGGVDTFAAFFSYGLESAKDPETYQKFCDRMPEKSRRKFLEGERMHVDSETAKKFIDDEITAIPEISGKYAVFKPLEDLVEGEVPVSVIFTVNPVELAALMHLAGSLPGGNGLTASSRISACQALGSKVLQESKKEVPNAVLGMTDLAGRGHCRNVIPNEYMTYSVPWNMFLAMEEAAPKSFFQTMTWEKFKE is encoded by the coding sequence ATGGAAAGTACTACTACAGATGAGTTAGGGGGAGCATTTCGACCGATCGTGTTTCTTCGGACGGATACGTATCCTTCGAACGCGATCTCGCCGAAGGAGGGGGCACGAAGAGGCTGTGTGATGGGTTTTATCTCGCATGTTATCCGGGATCGAAAGACAGCAGTTTTCACCAAAGAAACATGTCTTTGTGCCGGAGCAGCGGCAGGTCTCTGTTTTGGGAATAGTTATGCAGCATCACCCGGAGGCGTTGATACGTTTGCGGCGTTTTTCTCGTATGGTCTTGAATCGGCGAAGGACCCGGAAACGTATCAGAAATTTTGTGATCGGATGCCGGAAAAATCCCGGAGAAAGTTTTTGGAGGGTGAGCGGATGCATGTGGACAGCGAGACGGCAAAAAAGTTCATCGATGATGAAATCACGGCTATACCGGAAATCAGCGGGAAATATGCTGTGTTTAAGCCGCTAGAGGATCTTGTTGAGGGAGAAGTTCCCGTTTCGGTAATCTTTACCGTGAATCCGGTCGAACTTGCGGCATTGATGCATCTTGCGGGTTCACTTCCAGGTGGGAACGGACTTACCGCTTCGTCACGGATCTCGGCATGTCAGGCACTCGGGAGCAAAGTTCTGCAGGAGTCAAAAAAGGAGGTTCCAAATGCAGTTCTAGGTATGACTGATCTTGCCGGCCGCGGGCACTGTCGAAATGTTATCCCGAATGAGTATATGACCTACAGTGTTCCCTGGAACATGTTTCTTGCCATGGAAGAAGCGGCGCCGAAGAGTTTTTTCCAGACGATGACATGGGAGAAGTTTAAGGAATAA
- a CDS encoding ABC transporter ATP-binding protein → MKLTIQNGGFGYHDEYLFKNINFTVNDQEVFAILGPNGIGKTTLLKCIMNMLPWKQGNAYLDKTDISTLPSKEFWKQVSYVPQAKSSAFNYLVRDMIMLGRSAHLPIFKEPGDADMEITERAMETLGISHLANRSCRTLSGGEMQLVLIARALATEPKILIMDEPESNLDYHNQLMVLEKIHELSKSISCIINTHYPEHALRISDKALMFLGNGESICGNTPEIITEQHLRDAFRVNVMIGNVSDGTKTHQYILPISIRK, encoded by the coding sequence ATGAAACTAACTATTCAAAATGGCGGCTTTGGTTATCATGATGAGTATTTATTTAAAAACATTAATTTCACGGTGAATGACCAAGAGGTCTTCGCAATTCTCGGACCAAACGGCATTGGAAAAACAACGTTACTGAAATGTATCATGAATATGCTTCCTTGGAAACAAGGAAATGCATATCTGGATAAAACCGACATTTCAACACTGCCTTCCAAAGAATTCTGGAAGCAGGTATCTTATGTTCCTCAGGCAAAATCATCGGCATTCAATTATCTTGTTCGTGACATGATTATGCTTGGACGAAGTGCCCATCTTCCTATTTTCAAAGAACCAGGGGATGCCGACATGGAAATAACCGAACGTGCCATGGAGACTCTTGGAATATCACATTTAGCGAACCGATCCTGTAGAACTCTTTCGGGGGGTGAGATGCAACTGGTTTTAATTGCCCGGGCACTTGCCACTGAGCCGAAAATATTGATTATGGACGAACCGGAATCAAATCTGGATTATCACAACCAGCTCATGGTCCTTGAGAAAATACATGAGCTTTCAAAATCGATCTCCTGTATCATCAATACTCATTACCCGGAACATGCTTTGCGTATTTCTGACAAAGCATTGATGTTTCTCGGGAATGGAGAGAGCATCTGCGGCAATACTCCTGAGATAATTACAGAGCAACATCTTCGCGATGCATTTCGGGTGAATGTGATGATTGGAAATGTCTCTGACGGAACAAAAACCCACCAATACATATTACCAATATCCATTAGAAAATAA
- a CDS encoding class I SAM-dependent methyltransferase — protein MMELPDYCQLWDETYALALEGKLSSGDTEDSFWSNQENVDRFVKHLLNKKGGRIEDNIASMHIPPGSTVLDIGAGPGTLAVPLACAGCQVTTIEPSVPMGKAMEEYRQHMQAPHISEIRKRWENVTPQEAGLHDYVIASRSLMFGNLRENMLMMDGTAKKGVHIYWYLTSKSSSWGHEDLWQSLHGKPYYSAPNASVLWNALNQLGVYANIDLKTKTNGHLYSTVLDMQEDYYGRLEAKEPWQKDIVNADLDNKYETTDAGIRVPSTSYLAHIRWEK, from the coding sequence ATGATGGAATTACCTGACTACTGTCAACTTTGGGATGAAACCTATGCCCTCGCCCTCGAAGGAAAACTCAGCTCCGGAGATACGGAAGACAGTTTCTGGTCGAATCAGGAGAATGTTGATCGATTCGTCAAACATCTTCTCAATAAAAAAGGCGGCCGCATCGAGGATAATATCGCATCGATGCATATCCCTCCGGGTTCAACCGTCCTCGATATAGGCGCCGGACCCGGAACACTCGCCGTCCCTCTTGCCTGTGCCGGATGTCAGGTCACCACAATCGAACCGTCTGTTCCCATGGGTAAGGCAATGGAAGAGTATCGGCAGCATATGCAGGCTCCGCACATTTCCGAGATCCGCAAACGATGGGAAAACGTAACGCCCCAGGAAGCAGGCCTCCACGATTACGTTATCGCATCTAGATCGCTCATGTTTGGGAATCTGCGGGAAAATATGCTCATGATGGACGGAACTGCAAAGAAAGGCGTTCATATCTACTGGTATCTGACCTCCAAATCCTCGTCGTGGGGACATGAGGATCTCTGGCAGAGCCTGCATGGAAAACCGTATTACAGTGCCCCGAATGCATCCGTTCTCTGGAATGCGTTGAATCAGCTTGGGGTCTATGCAAATATCGATCTGAAAACAAAAACCAACGGACATCTCTATTCCACGGTTTTGGATATGCAGGAGGATTATTACGGTCGTTTGGAGGCTAAGGAACCCTGGCAGAAGGATATCGTGAACGCTGATCTGGATAATAAATACGAGACGACGGATGCCGGGATACGTGTTCCAAGTACCTCATACCTTGCCCACATCAGGTGGGAAAAATAA
- a CDS encoding nucleotide-binding protein yields the protein MKKIAFYGKGGIGKSTCVSNISMALAEQGFTVMQIGCDPKADSTRNLTHGDLIPSVLSVIREKKNDICLEDIVSCGSGGVLCVEAGGPKPGSGCAGRGIITAFEQLEELGAYTTYHPDIILYDVLGDVVCGGFALPIRQGYADEICIVTSGEMMSLYAADNISQAVNNYSKRGYAALKGLIYNAKNIENEDEIVEKAAAEMNTKVLSRINRDPIVQKAENAGMTVVEYAPNSSQADLYRKLAGILLED from the coding sequence ATGAAAAAAATTGCATTTTATGGTAAAGGCGGAATCGGAAAATCAACCTGTGTCTCAAATATTTCTATGGCTCTCGCCGAGCAGGGATTCACGGTCATGCAGATCGGCTGCGATCCGAAAGCAGATTCAACGAGAAATCTAACTCACGGAGATTTGATCCCATCTGTTCTCTCAGTAATAAGGGAGAAAAAGAATGATATTTGTTTGGAAGATATCGTTTCCTGTGGATCAGGTGGAGTATTGTGTGTAGAGGCGGGGGGGCCAAAACCCGGGTCAGGTTGTGCAGGTCGCGGCATTATTACTGCTTTTGAACAATTGGAGGAGCTTGGAGCTTATACTACCTATCATCCAGATATTATTCTCTATGATGTTTTAGGAGATGTGGTCTGTGGAGGATTTGCCCTGCCGATACGCCAAGGATATGCCGATGAGATCTGTATTGTGACATCCGGCGAGATGATGTCCTTGTATGCCGCGGATAACATCTCTCAGGCGGTGAATAATTATTCAAAGCGTGGATATGCGGCATTGAAGGGACTCATCTACAATGCAAAAAATATTGAAAATGAAGATGAGATTGTGGAAAAAGCGGCTGCAGAAATGAATACAAAGGTGTTGTCCAGGATTAACCGTGACCCGATTGTCCAAAAGGCTGAAAATGCTGGTATGACTGTTGTGGAATATGCACCGAATTCATCTCAAGCAGATTTGTATAGAAAACTAGCAGGAATTTTACTTGAGGATTAA